The region GCTTCACGTTCAGGCATTCTGTCCTTGTTTAACAAAATATCAGCATCATCAAAATGATTTAGTAAGAACTGACGGAAACCTTCTTTAGAATTTTCGACAATGTTACCTTCTCGGTAAGCTGCGCCATCCCATATACGTGAAGAGTCAGGGGTGCCCACTTCATCCATGTAAATCAGTTTCGCATTACCGTCTTTATCATTGACGTAACCAAATTCAAATTTTGTATCGACAAACATTTGATCATGGTTTGCTAAAGCATCCGAGATGACATTGAAACCTTGCTTGAGTAACACTTCATATAAATCGATATCTTCAGGTTTTTCAAAGCCAAATGCTTGGTAGTTAGCTTCAATGTCTGCGCGGCTAATATTAACGTCGTCTTGTTCTGGAACACCAGGAATACCGGTTAAAATGCCTTTGGTTGACGGTGTGATCAGTAACTCAGGGAGCTTTTGATCTTTCTGTAATCCTTCAGGAAGGGTAATACCACAAAATTCACGTTCGCCTTTGGCATATGCGCGCCACATTGAACCTGTGATGTATTGACGACAAATTGCTTCGACTTTGATTGGACGTGCCTTTTGCACTATCCATACAAATGGGTGCGGGATATCAAGAATATGGCTATCAGCTAGGCCGTTTTCAGCAAACAACTTAAACCAATGGTTTGAGATAGCGTTAAGTGCCGCTCCTTTACCTGGAATACCTTGTAAATTACCTTCACCATGGAAAATACAATCAAAAGCAGAAATGCGATCGCTGATGACCATTATTGCTAATGGCGTATCTGCTGGTACGTTATAGCCTTTATCTTCGATTAAGCGACGGCTATCAGCCTCAGTTAACCAATATACACTGCGGACTTTTCCGCTATGTACCGGCTTATCGGTTCGAATCGGCAAATCGTTATTGATAGCGAGAACTGAATCAGCAAGACTCATGGCCAGTATTCCTTAAGAAATTGAGTGTAGGGACATATCCTTTATAGATAAGGATATTAAGGTATTTTTATGGCGGGTATTTTACCTTTATTGATGGATTTTTCCATGATTATAAAGCTGTGGAATTCTTATTCCTCTATGGCGAATACTGAGGTTGCTATTTTGAGAAAATAATCGCGACATATCGAATTTGATTAACCATTGGCTTGTTTGGTTTATCACTTTAGAATGTGCAGCCTTCGAATGTTAATTGTTTTAGCTATCAATAGAGTGAACTGTCTGTGAAGCATACCCGTTTAGGTCTGATCTTTGTCTCGGTTGCTGTCGTGTTTTGGGGAATATTACCCATAGCGCTGAAGCTATCGGGTGGATTTATTGATCCGGTGACCTTGACCTGGTTTCGGTTTTTCGTTGCCTTTATCGTGACATTTCTTTTGTTATGGCGTTTTGGGAATTTGAGACAATTTAGCCAATTAAAAGGGCTTGATTGGTTAAAGCTTTTTGGTGCCGGTATTTTCTTGATGTTCAATTACACTTCATTTGTTTATTCACTGGATTACTTATCGCCAGGCACAGCGCAGCTTAATTTTCAAACAGCGCCGTTTTTTCTGGCTTTCGGTGGTGCGTTGTTTTTTAAAGAGCGCTTAACTGCCATTCAATTAACCTGCTTTGCCACATTGGCGCTGGGCGTATTGATGTTCTTTCATCCTAGCTTAGATTTTGCCTCAGCTGATAGTTCAAAAACGGCCTTAGGTGTATTGATTGTGCAGTTTTCGGTGTTGTCATGGACCAGTTATGCGCTATTACAAAAATCGTTAATTAATACATTATCACCCAATAATGTACTGCTATTTATTTATGGTTTAGGCATCGTAATGATGGCGCCATTCAGTGATTTTAGTCATTTCAGCAACATGACGGTGAATAATTGGCTGGTAGTTTTATTTTGTGCAATAAATACCTTGATTGCTTACGGAAGCTTTGGCCAGGCCATGAAATACTGGCCAACGGCACAAGTGAGTGCCATGTTAGCGCTGACGCCAGTGCTTAGTTTTACTGCCAATGCCGCGGTTGTCTATCTGGGCTGGTGGGATAATATTTTTACTGCTGATGCCATCGATGTTTGGTCATTGACGGGAATTATATTGATTGTCGGTTCAGTGTTTGCTGTACAAATATGGCCGCTGTATCTTAAAAAGGCTGCAGGAGCGGTTGAGCACTAGACTCTATAGCATTGAAGTTAAATGACCATGAAGCATCCAGTCAAAAAAGCATTTTAATAAACAATTTAATACTGATAGCTAATACTGACGCCTGCAAAGTTTGGCTTACTTTTCTGGTCTTCGTATTGCTCTGAACCTCGAATCGCTGAGAATGTAAGTCCCCAATCTTGCCAGTTGAGCGTAAAACCCATATTGATCATGGCCTGCTCATGGGTAAGGTTAACCGAGTGGCTGTCTTTAAAGGTATTCCCATCAAGGGTGATATCGTTAAAAACATAACGGGTGTATATGGTGGCAAAAAACTGCCAACTGAGGTCCGTTTTTGATTTCAGTTGATAACCGCCATGGCCTCTGGAAGCCGCTGGTTGTATATAGGCATAACTGTCTTTTAAAATATTACCTAAACGAAACGATACCCCAGCACCCACATTACTCATCAAGTTTCCGGCGGCAGCTTGAGCTATAACGACACTGTCGAATTCCAATGAGTCATTAATCTGCTGGTAAGTCCATTGGTATAATCGGGTCGCTTCGAGTTGAAACACTAGTTCATTATCAAGTTGATGTTCCCAACCCTGAGGTTGTTTTGCCTCGATGATGTTATGAATGCCTTTTTGTGTTTGTTCAGCAAAAGAAGCTGGCCCCACGACACCTAACGTTAAACTGAGATTGTCTGATATGCCTGCTGCATAGCTCTTTAAGTCTACCTCCCATAATAGGGTTCCAGCATAGGGACGATCACTTGGGATCAACTCTTCTATTTCAATATCATCAGGGGTATACATACGCTGAGACAGGTTATAGCTCAACTGGTAATGTCTATCACTGCCTTGGTTTAAATAGCTCCAACCATAAAATGCATCTAACCAATTTGGCAGTGCGAGTCGTTCGTAATCGTGAGCTACCTTATGTCCCCAACTCCATTCAATGCCGTTGGTATAGCCATTGTCACTGGTATCAATAAGACCAAAGGCATCGTTCTCAAAGGTGAATTGCACCCAAGCTGTATCTGACTCTTCAGCAATCGCTAAAGTGTTAGACAATAATAGGACTGCCAACAGTATTATTGCAGCAAATTTTTTAGGGAACATAAATTCAACTTTGATATTTTGAAAAGTAATCGGGCGCTATTATGTTTAATTTAAGCATAAAAAAATGGAGCCTAGGCTCCATTTTTATGATTTAGCATAACGTTACGTTATGACTATATCGGTAATTACTCGCTGTCACGTGGCTTACGTGGGCTATCACCACGAGGACGGTCGCTACGAGGACGGTCACTACGAGGGCGATCACTACGAGGACGGTCACTACGAGCGCGATCACTACGTGGACGACTTGGCGCAGCAGCTGGGAAAGATGCATCACCCGCTTCACGGATGTTCAATGCTTTACCACAAACACGTACTTTTCTTAAATGGCCTAGCACGTCTTTTGGCATGCCGTCTGGCAAGTCAATTGAAGTTACTTGGTCAAATAATTGAATTTGGCCAATGAACTGGCTGTCAATGTTTGCTTCGTTAGCGATAGCGCCAACAATGTTACCAACACCAACACCGTTATCACGACCTACATCGATTACATAGCGACACATCTTAACATCAGGCTTATCTTTCAGACCTTCTGCACTACCAAAGCTTGTTGGCAATGGACGGCTGCTGCGTGAATCACGACGAGGACGCTCACGACCACCGTCACGAGAATCACGAGGAGCACGTTCATCACGGTCACGTGAATCACGTTGACGTTCTTGAATCGCTGGAAGTTGTAATGGACGCTCAGCTTGTACTTGTTGAAGTAATGCTGCTGCTAGTAAGTCTGTATCAATTTCTAATTGCTGACATAACTGCGCTACTGCATTTTTCATGAAATCTAAGTCACCGTTAACGGTTTCTTGGATTTGCTCGCCTAAGCGTGATAAACGACGCTCAGCAACAGATTCAGGGCTAGGCACTTTCATTGGCGAGATACGGCTGTTCGTTGCACGTTCGATAGTGCGTAACATACGCATTTCACGATTGGTAACGAAAAGAATCGCCATACCTGTACGACCAGCACGGCCAGTACGGCCAATACGGTGCACATAAGCTTCTGTATCATATGGGATATCGTAGTTAACTACGTGTCCAATACGTTCAACATCAAGACCACGGGCCGCAACGTCAGTAGCAATAAGGATATCTAACTTACCGCGTTTAAGCTGCTCAACAGCACGTTCACGTGCTTGTTGGTTCATATCACCATGTAGTGGTGAAGATGCGTAGCCGCGAGCTTCAAGTTTTTCAGCTAATTCAACACAGCTGTTACGAGTACGTACGAAGATAATAATACCTTCAGTATTTTCAACTTCTAATACACGTACTAACGCTTCAAGTTTGTTGTGCTGTGATACTTGAACATAACGTTGATCAATAGTTTCAACAGTTGTTGTGCTATTTTTGATAGCAACATGAACAGGATCGTTAAGGTGCTTATTAGCAACACGCTTGATTTGCTCTGGCATAGTCGCAGAGAAAAGAGCTAGTTGGCTGTCTTTTGGCTTATGCTCAAGAACCCATTCGATATCATCGATGAAGCCCATTTTTAGCATTTCATCAGCTTCATCAAGAACAAGTGCTTTTAATGAATCAAGCTTAAGTGTACCGCGACGCATGTGGTCCATTACACGACCAGGTGTGCCGACAACAACTTGAGGGCCACGACGTAGGGCACTTAATTGTTGTGACATGCTCTGACCACCGTAAATCGGTAGTACATGGAAGCCTTTCATGTGTTTAGCGTAGCTACCAAATGCTTCAGCAACCTGAACAGCAAGTTCACGAGTTGGTGCAAGTACTAGGATTTGAGGAGCTTGTAGCTGTTGGTCAACATTGTTAAGTAAAGGCAGTGCGAAAGCACCTGTTTTACCTGTACCAGTTTGAGCTTGACCAAGAATATCTTTTCCTTCCATTAAAGGATCGATACTTGCAGCTTGAATTGGAGTTGGTTTTTCGTAACCTAGATCGTCTAGGGCACGAAGCAAATTCTCGGATAAACCAAGTTCGCGGAAAGTTCTTTCATCGGATGACATTGAGTTGTAGCCTTGTGGATGCGCACGAAATTATTAGCATTCGTACTAAAGTTTCACAGACAGAAAATCAACCCCGTGTCGATTTCCCGCGTCAAAGGGGCGATATTATAGCAAGCTTTGGCCTCAATGACTATCTAATTTTAATAAAAAAATAAAATTGGCCTGATTATTGTAGAGGAAAAGTTGAGGCGGTAAGTGTTATTTTCGGCACTAACTCAATGTAATCTTGTTTGTGCCGAACGCCATTCAATAATTAATATTACAACCTCAATCGTTATCAGGTTTTATGTGAGCGATACGAATCAATTAGCGATAATTTGTTGCTTATTAAGCTTGAGTAACTCATAGGCTGTTTCTGTTACAGCCGCTAGAAAACTGATATTTATCGTATCTATGGTATCGTCCACAGTGTGATATTGCTTATGGGTTTCAACGCCTAAATAGAGCCAGGGGATTCCCGCTTTATGGAAAGGATAATGATCGGATGCTCGCAGCCAATCTATCCTTACCATACTGCCATTCTTGAGTTTTGAACGGCTTTGTCTCACACACAAGTTATTATAGTCTTGGAGTTGATATTTTATTTGTTTAAATACAGATAAATTTTGCTCTCCTTCAATATAGATCGCTTTTGGTCTAGAAGGGTGGCCAATCATATCGAGATTAAGTGCCATTTCGATACTCATATCTGAATGGCCTATAAGCCGCTCAACAAGCGCATAGGAGCCATATAATCCCGGTTCTTCAGCATCTGTGGCGACCAGCATCAAATTGATATTTTTATCCCCATCAATTTGCCACTGTTTAGCAATAGCCAACATTGAGGCAACGCCAGAAGCGTTATCATCAGCACCAGGGTAAACTTTGTTACCTCGCATGCCCAAATGATCATAATGAGCCGTGATTACCCGCCAGCGCGTAGAAGGTTGCTGAGCCATTACTGTGGCAATGACGTTAATGCCAGTTTTATCGGAGAAGTTTTGTTGGTAAATGAAAGGATGATTATATTCAGCTTGCCAAGGTGACAAACCAAGTTCTATAAAGCGTGAAATGATGTATTGGCGTGCTTTATCAGCTCCTTTGGTGTTGGTTTTACGGCCTTCAAAATCTGCGCTACTTAATGTGCGAACATCATCCAGTAGCTGATTTTTATCTGCCCATAAACTTGTTACTTCATTGCCGCAATTTTGTGTAGCGCAGCCAGTTATTACCAAAAAGCTGCTAGCGACAATGAACTTAGCCATCAAGTGAAATGATAACTTCGTTAAGCTAGCGACTTTAATAACCACTTTATGGGTTATTCTAGAAGCCATTTTTACAACCATTCTGAAAACCAGAGCACCTTGGTAAAAATCCATTTTTAATCCTCTGGCTTGATGAGTAAGCTAACTCAATTTGGCTGTTATTAAAGTCTGCTTTATACAGCGCATAAGGCTATTTTTTCTTGGCAGCCTTTTTCTGCGCAGCTTTCTTGGCCAATAACGGTTTCAAAAAGCGCGCCGTATGAGAGGTTTTATGTTTTGCTACCTCTTCAGGTGTCCCAGTGGCTAAAATAGTACCGCCGCCAGAGCCGCCTTCAGGGCCAAGATCAACCACCCAATCTGCCGTCTTAATCACATCTAAATTGTGCTCAATGACCACAATGGTGTTGCCTTTGGCTTTCAAACGATGCAATACCTCTAACAACAGTTGGATGTCGGCAAAGTGCAAACCTGTGGTTGGCTCATCAAGAATGTATAAGGTTTTGCCAGTATCGCGTTTGGATAACTCTTTAGCTAACTTCACTCGCTGAGCTTCACCACCGGATAAAGTGGTGGCGCTTTGCCCTAAACAAATATACGCCAAGCCCACATCGACTAAGGTTTGCAGTTTCCTTGCGATAGCAGGTATCGGATCAAAGAAAACCCGCGCTTCTTCAATGGTCATTTGCAGCACTTCGTGAATATTTTTGCCTTTGTATTTCACA is a window of Shewanella donghaensis DNA encoding:
- a CDS encoding lipid A deacylase LpxR family protein → MFPKKFAAIILLAVLLLSNTLAIAEESDTAWVQFTFENDAFGLIDTSDNGYTNGIEWSWGHKVAHDYERLALPNWLDAFYGWSYLNQGSDRHYQLSYNLSQRMYTPDDIEIEELIPSDRPYAGTLLWEVDLKSYAAGISDNLSLTLGVVGPASFAEQTQKGIHNIIEAKQPQGWEHQLDNELVFQLEATRLYQWTYQQINDSLEFDSVVIAQAAAGNLMSNVGAGVSFRLGNILKDSYAYIQPAASRGHGGYQLKSKTDLSWQFFATIYTRYVFNDITLDGNTFKDSHSVNLTHEQAMINMGFTLNWQDWGLTFSAIRGSEQYEDQKSKPNFAGVSISYQY
- a CDS encoding DMT family transporter; amino-acid sequence: MSVKHTRLGLIFVSVAVVFWGILPIALKLSGGFIDPVTLTWFRFFVAFIVTFLLLWRFGNLRQFSQLKGLDWLKLFGAGIFLMFNYTSFVYSLDYLSPGTAQLNFQTAPFFLAFGGALFFKERLTAIQLTCFATLALGVLMFFHPSLDFASADSSKTALGVLIVQFSVLSWTSYALLQKSLINTLSPNNVLLFIYGLGIVMMAPFSDFSHFSNMTVNNWLVVLFCAINTLIAYGSFGQAMKYWPTAQVSAMLALTPVLSFTANAAVVYLGWWDNIFTADAIDVWSLTGIILIVGSVFAVQIWPLYLKKAAGAVEH
- a CDS encoding M20/M25/M40 family metallo-hydrolase yields the protein MDFYQGALVFRMVVKMASRITHKVVIKVASLTKLSFHLMAKFIVASSFLVITGCATQNCGNEVTSLWADKNQLLDDVRTLSSADFEGRKTNTKGADKARQYIISRFIELGLSPWQAEYNHPFIYQQNFSDKTGINVIATVMAQQPSTRWRVITAHYDHLGMRGNKVYPGADDNASGVASMLAIAKQWQIDGDKNINLMLVATDAEEPGLYGSYALVERLIGHSDMSIEMALNLDMIGHPSRPKAIYIEGEQNLSVFKQIKYQLQDYNNLCVRQSRSKLKNGSMVRIDWLRASDHYPFHKAGIPWLYLGVETHKQYHTVDDTIDTINISFLAAVTETAYELLKLNKQQIIAN
- a CDS encoding phosphoribosylaminoimidazolesuccinocarboxamide synthase, which encodes MSLADSVLAINNDLPIRTDKPVHSGKVRSVYWLTEADSRRLIEDKGYNVPADTPLAIMVISDRISAFDCIFHGEGNLQGIPGKGAALNAISNHWFKLFAENGLADSHILDIPHPFVWIVQKARPIKVEAICRQYITGSMWRAYAKGEREFCGITLPEGLQKDQKLPELLITPSTKGILTGIPGVPEQDDVNISRADIEANYQAFGFEKPEDIDLYEVLLKQGFNVISDALANHDQMFVDTKFEFGYVNDKDGNAKLIYMDEVGTPDSSRIWDGAAYREGNIVENSKEGFRQFLLNHFDDADILLNKDRMPEREALARDNDLPLDAMMNVSRTYTGVAEKVTAKAIDLPSNPKADIIKVLRQDYDLIAE
- a CDS encoding DEAD/DEAH box helicase, with the protein product MSSDERTFRELGLSENLLRALDDLGYEKPTPIQAASIDPLMEGKDILGQAQTGTGKTGAFALPLLNNVDQQLQAPQILVLAPTRELAVQVAEAFGSYAKHMKGFHVLPIYGGQSMSQQLSALRRGPQVVVGTPGRVMDHMRRGTLKLDSLKALVLDEADEMLKMGFIDDIEWVLEHKPKDSQLALFSATMPEQIKRVANKHLNDPVHVAIKNSTTTVETIDQRYVQVSQHNKLEALVRVLEVENTEGIIIFVRTRNSCVELAEKLEARGYASSPLHGDMNQQARERAVEQLKRGKLDILIATDVAARGLDVERIGHVVNYDIPYDTEAYVHRIGRTGRAGRTGMAILFVTNREMRMLRTIERATNSRISPMKVPSPESVAERRLSRLGEQIQETVNGDLDFMKNAVAQLCQQLEIDTDLLAAALLQQVQAERPLQLPAIQERQRDSRDRDERAPRDSRDGGRERPRRDSRSSRPLPTSFGSAEGLKDKPDVKMCRYVIDVGRDNGVGVGNIVGAIANEANIDSQFIGQIQLFDQVTSIDLPDGMPKDVLGHLRKVRVCGKALNIREAGDASFPAAAPSRPRSDRARSDRPRSDRPRSDRPRSDRPRGDSPRKPRDSE